The following proteins are encoded in a genomic region of uncultured Umboniibacter sp.:
- a CDS encoding VOC family protein, with the protein MLSPFHLAVSVDSLAKAREFYGQLLECPEGRSSDRWVDFNFFGHQFVVHLDEHKQRTDVSNIVDGHGIPVPHFGVVLTMDAWNELRSSLEQQGVQFVVEPHIRFPNTAGEQGTLFIRDPSGNTLEFKGFADVEGQLFAT; encoded by the coding sequence ATGCTGTCACCGTTTCACCTTGCCGTATCGGTAGACTCGCTAGCTAAAGCTAGAGAGTTTTATGGTCAACTACTCGAGTGCCCAGAAGGGCGAAGTAGTGATCGTTGGGTTGACTTCAATTTCTTTGGACATCAATTTGTTGTGCATTTAGATGAACATAAGCAGCGAACTGATGTATCAAATATCGTCGATGGCCATGGGATACCTGTGCCCCATTTTGGTGTAGTACTCACTATGGACGCTTGGAATGAATTGCGGTCTAGTCTTGAACAACAGGGCGTTCAGTTTGTGGTGGAACCCCATATTCGATTCCCGAACACCGCTGGAGAACAGGGGACGCTATTTATTCGCGATCCCAGTGGCAACACACTTGAATTTAAAGGTTTTGCGGACGTAGAAGGACAGCTGTTCGCTACCTAG
- a CDS encoding AbgT family transporter: MDHPSKKTIFTRFLDSVEFLGNLLPHPVTLFAFFCIAVIVASGVAGYFEFSVIDPRPAGSPNVAEDGMIRVVSLMNAEGLQRILTGLVTNFTGFTPLGTVLVAILGVGIAEHSGLISAVMRKMVYGAPARLVTFVIVFAGIISNTASELGYVVLIPLAAMIFHSLGRHPLAGLAAAFAGVSGGYSANLLLGTVDPLLSGITQEAAQMIDSGYTVGAEANWWFMAASTFLVTVMGTWVTEKVVEPKLGTYDSAMGDPEALANTEVEGGAALTDIERRGLRFAGLAAVLVGLVIAATAMDSLGGVLLNPETGELGGSPFLKSIVAFIFIFFAVPGFVYGKVVGTMNNDVDAINAMSKAMSSMGGYMVLVFFAAQFVAYFKWTNFGAVLAVMGATALESAGLTGPSLFFLFILVCGLINLSLGSASAQWAVTAPIFVPMLMLVGYSPETIQAAYRIGDSTTNLITPMMSYFGLILAIASRYYKNIGIGTLISIMLPYTMVFLVIWSSFFYLWVFVAGIPVGPGSPIFYTP, translated from the coding sequence ATGGACCATCCTAGTAAAAAAACAATCTTTACCCGCTTTCTCGATTCGGTAGAGTTTCTCGGTAACTTACTACCGCATCCCGTTACGCTATTCGCCTTCTTCTGTATCGCGGTGATTGTGGCAAGTGGTGTAGCCGGTTACTTTGAGTTTTCCGTCATCGACCCGCGTCCGGCTGGCTCACCTAATGTGGCTGAGGATGGCATGATTCGGGTCGTGAGCCTGATGAACGCTGAGGGTTTGCAGCGCATTCTGACTGGGTTAGTCACCAATTTCACTGGTTTCACGCCATTGGGAACGGTACTGGTAGCGATCCTAGGCGTCGGTATTGCCGAGCACTCGGGACTAATCTCTGCGGTAATGCGTAAGATGGTTTATGGCGCACCAGCTCGACTAGTAACCTTTGTGATCGTCTTTGCCGGCATTATTTCTAATACCGCGTCCGAACTAGGCTATGTGGTCTTAATTCCGCTAGCGGCAATGATCTTTCATTCCTTAGGTCGTCATCCCCTAGCGGGTTTAGCTGCAGCATTTGCGGGTGTATCGGGTGGCTACTCAGCTAACTTACTGCTGGGAACCGTAGATCCGCTGTTGAGCGGTATCACCCAAGAAGCAGCACAGATGATCGATAGTGGTTACACCGTTGGTGCTGAGGCCAATTGGTGGTTTATGGCAGCGTCAACGTTCCTGGTTACGGTCATGGGAACCTGGGTAACCGAAAAAGTGGTTGAACCCAAACTCGGTACCTATGATTCAGCAATGGGCGATCCTGAGGCGTTAGCAAATACCGAGGTTGAAGGTGGCGCTGCGCTGACCGATATTGAGCGTCGAGGCCTTCGTTTTGCGGGCTTAGCTGCAGTGCTGGTGGGTTTGGTTATTGCTGCCACCGCGATGGATTCGCTAGGCGGCGTGCTATTAAATCCCGAGACCGGCGAATTAGGTGGCTCTCCATTCCTTAAGAGTATTGTCGCCTTTATCTTTATCTTCTTTGCGGTACCCGGATTTGTCTACGGCAAGGTAGTGGGGACAATGAACAATGACGTAGATGCTATTAACGCTATGTCGAAGGCCATGAGCTCAATGGGTGGCTATATGGTGCTAGTCTTCTTTGCGGCTCAGTTTGTAGCCTACTTCAAATGGACTAACTTCGGTGCGGTGTTAGCGGTAATGGGCGCAACCGCTCTGGAATCAGCAGGCCTCACCGGGCCAAGTTTATTCTTCCTGTTTATTCTAGTTTGTGGGCTCATTAATCTGAGCTTAGGGTCGGCATCGGCTCAATGGGCCGTGACGGCGCCTATTTTCGTGCCTATGTTAATGCTAGTAGGTTACTCTCCTGAGACCATTCAAGCCGCCTATCGAATTGGTGATTCAACCACTAATTTGATCACGCCCATGATGAGCTACTTTGGTTTGATTCTTGCCATCGCCTCACGCTATTACAAGAATATTGGTATCGGAACCTTGATCTCAATCATGCTGCCGTACACCATGGTGTTCCTAGTGATCTGGAGTTCATTCTTCTATCTTTGGGTATTTGTGGCAGGGATTCCGGTGGGGCCGGGCTCGCCTATTTTCTATACCCCATAA
- a CDS encoding ester cyclase produces MSVHQDNKEVVKAYFNAMSAADENTVAAVMKDYIADDYTFYGVHPYNQQSCRDTVAEIVWQPLFKALTAMQRREDVFMAGESEIAGDNWVMSMGHFTGLLDGEWMGIRPTRKMINIRYAEFNCVENGKITQTGLWIDIIGVMHQCGINPLPPQTGASFVYPGPQAHDGIIAGAQQPEEAVKTLAVLNQMIDDLSSLNMSGNDRCPPEVLARTWHQDMTWYGPAGIGATYTIERYQEQHQYPFREGLTGKVFNGHVSRFAEGNYACFFGWPNLSNQPTGGFMGLPGGNVSADMRVVDVYRREGDKLKENWVLIDIPYWLLQQGVDIIERTRAIVNPV; encoded by the coding sequence ATGTCCGTTCATCAAGATAATAAAGAAGTTGTAAAAGCTTACTTCAATGCTATGTCAGCCGCCGACGAGAATACCGTTGCAGCCGTTATGAAGGACTATATTGCGGATGATTATACCTTTTATGGCGTTCACCCTTACAACCAGCAAAGCTGCCGCGACACGGTAGCGGAGATTGTTTGGCAGCCACTGTTCAAGGCGCTGACCGCAATGCAACGTAGGGAAGATGTCTTTATGGCGGGTGAGAGTGAAATCGCTGGCGATAATTGGGTAATGAGCATGGGCCACTTTACCGGTTTATTGGATGGCGAGTGGATGGGTATCCGACCTACCCGCAAGATGATCAACATTCGCTACGCCGAGTTTAACTGCGTGGAAAATGGCAAAATTACACAGACGGGACTCTGGATAGACATCATTGGCGTGATGCATCAATGCGGAATCAATCCACTACCCCCGCAAACTGGTGCCTCATTCGTCTACCCTGGACCACAAGCGCACGACGGTATTATCGCCGGAGCTCAGCAGCCGGAAGAGGCGGTTAAGACACTAGCGGTTCTTAATCAAATGATTGACGATTTATCCTCATTGAATATGTCGGGTAACGACCGTTGTCCTCCTGAAGTCCTAGCGCGAACTTGGCATCAGGATATGACGTGGTATGGCCCAGCAGGCATTGGCGCAACCTACACCATTGAACGCTACCAAGAGCAGCACCAATATCCCTTCCGCGAAGGACTTACTGGTAAGGTATTTAATGGCCACGTTAGCCGTTTTGCGGAGGGTAATTACGCCTGCTTCTTTGGCTGGCCGAACCTTTCTAATCAACCTACAGGTGGCTTTATGGGGCTTCCTGGTGGCAACGTCAGTGCCGATATGCGAGTTGTGGACGTCTATCGTCGTGAAGGCGATAAGCTCAAGGAAAACTGGGTGTTAATTGATATTCCCTACTGGCTACTTCAGCAGGGCGTTGACATCATTGAGCGAACTCGCGCTATTGTGAATCCAGTCTAA
- a CDS encoding RDD family protein, which produces MSNGDLATDSTVSDKHAHHRHDVNEIKPADRETREIITPFAFTMEPSLVGIPLASPFRRAIAIAIDAIIIGFTTQLGSVFIALIAAVAAFFSVSKKYFPTQRRWLRVLLKILSGIAILTTFIGVLLNFSDQSFFDAAGVDSSNVTNEERIALESYVAATNPSSCDTRCVREQLVTLQETLRTQDDSKDISELTDDEVALLSGVYHIMNAALESDDDSASIADVVVDASENVIQDNANATIIEGELPSPEEPEEGSYSLLKWAQGLLEDLGLGFGWAAVYFTLFPVLWKGQTPGKRLLGIRVLALSGNYLNIWDSFGRYGGYGAGFATGLLGFFQVYWDPNRQAIHDKISGTVVIRGRPIHDSDTID; this is translated from the coding sequence ATGAGCAATGGAGACTTAGCTACAGACTCCACGGTGAGCGATAAGCACGCTCATCACCGACATGATGTCAATGAAATCAAGCCGGCCGATCGTGAAACACGAGAGATTATTACGCCGTTTGCCTTCACCATGGAACCATCATTGGTGGGCATCCCGCTCGCCAGTCCTTTTCGGCGCGCTATTGCCATCGCGATTGATGCCATTATCATTGGTTTTACAACTCAGTTAGGCAGCGTTTTCATTGCTCTAATTGCGGCGGTCGCGGCATTCTTCAGCGTCTCGAAAAAGTACTTTCCAACCCAACGGCGTTGGTTGAGGGTGTTGCTCAAAATACTCTCAGGTATCGCGATCTTAACGACCTTCATCGGAGTTTTACTGAATTTCAGTGATCAGTCATTTTTTGACGCGGCCGGAGTGGATAGTTCGAATGTCACGAACGAAGAGCGTATCGCCCTTGAAAGTTATGTCGCGGCAACGAATCCGAGCTCCTGTGACACCCGTTGTGTTCGCGAGCAATTAGTCACGCTTCAAGAGACTCTTCGCACACAGGATGACAGCAAGGACATCTCCGAACTCACTGATGATGAAGTAGCCTTGCTTAGTGGGGTGTACCATATCATGAATGCAGCGTTGGAATCGGACGACGATTCGGCCAGCATCGCCGATGTAGTAGTCGATGCCAGCGAGAATGTCATCCAGGATAACGCCAACGCTACCATCATAGAGGGTGAGTTACCTTCGCCGGAAGAACCCGAAGAGGGTAGCTACAGCCTGCTAAAGTGGGCACAGGGCCTCCTCGAAGACCTTGGCCTAGGCTTCGGTTGGGCTGCTGTTTACTTCACGCTGTTTCCGGTACTTTGGAAAGGTCAGACGCCAGGTAAACGTTTACTAGGAATCCGAGTGCTAGCGCTCAGTGGTAACTATCTCAACATCTGGGATTCATTCGGTCGCTACGGTGGTTATGGTGCTGGTTTTGCTACCGGTCTACTTGGATTTTTTCAGGTTTATTGGGATCCGAACAGGCAGGCTATCCATGACAAGATTAGTGGTACCGTGGTCATTCGTGGGCGCCCTATTCATGACAGC